The proteins below come from a single Comamonas antarctica genomic window:
- a CDS encoding FimV/HubP family polar landmark protein, translating into MHRWKLSALAAAALVSVSLTATNAWALALGRLSIQSSLGEPLRAEVELPQVTAAEADSLQARIAAPAVFRAQGMEYTAAAGQFRVQLQRRPDGSAVLRLSSTQPVTEPFVDLVIDASWSAGHVVRSYTLLLDPPVARQPAPAATAPQVGAPAPVQPAAQATAPVRSTPAPARAPAPAATAPAPVQPAAQTVRAGDTAGRIAQAQRPSGVSLDQMLVAMLRANPHAFISGNVNRMRAGAVLEMPDRAAAQAISIPEARQIVAAQSQDFNRYRRQLAAAAPQAAVAGAQRSASGNVEAQVEDRKPTTAAPDKLTLSKGAMAADDRLAREKQAQSQSERLAELSRNLNELQNVAGTTATAGTAATASAPAAGIPVPAVTAPGATAPGVTTPGVTTPGAAAPATPSTEAPAAAPTAAETPAPAGDGTPAPAPETAPAPPAATPAPTTPPAPAAAPAPAEAPAAPGLLDTLGEDPVLPIAGAGLLALLLGLLGYRRLQRRRARNAAPDSLLQNDSFFAAGQGQQVDTAQTQFGSSAAYSHSQLDTGGEVDPVAEADVYLAYGRDLQAEEILKEALRTQPERLALHLKLADIYAKRQDRKAFEALAQTVFALTQGKGAEWQQLAEQGRALDPANALYQSDGDALPGSTADRAAPPVDAGALAKASLAGALGGLAAASAAETERDAEPDFDANSDPVPTPAADPDFDLELDSILDEPPAPATDAVPAEPRLQPPGSIDFEPIEPIWKQPATAPSAADNTDDPLADLPTVPTDAAPAVEAAASDALPDLEFTLDSEADAREAEAPEPAFEDDAPRFEIAPLAPPEGEGSEAELPAIAAPQEAAPAAEPELDPEPETEPAPAAQTPPAPAAVPAAAPAAAPAAAPVFDFLEFDLGNLSLDLGSNAPAEALSQSSQAAAEDPLATKLALAQEFAAIGDSEGARTLIEEVIDEAEGELKERARRLLSEID; encoded by the coding sequence ATGCATCGTTGGAAACTCTCCGCGCTGGCCGCCGCGGCCCTCGTCTCCGTCAGCCTGACTGCCACCAACGCCTGGGCCCTGGCGCTCGGCCGCCTCAGCATCCAGTCCTCCCTGGGCGAACCGCTGCGCGCGGAAGTGGAACTGCCGCAGGTCACCGCGGCCGAGGCTGACAGCCTGCAGGCGCGCATTGCCGCGCCCGCGGTGTTCCGCGCCCAGGGCATGGAGTACACGGCCGCCGCGGGCCAGTTCCGGGTCCAGCTGCAACGCCGCCCCGATGGCTCCGCAGTGCTGCGCCTGAGCAGCACGCAACCGGTGACCGAGCCGTTTGTCGATCTGGTCATCGATGCTTCCTGGAGCGCCGGGCATGTGGTGCGCAGCTATACGCTGCTGCTCGACCCGCCGGTGGCGCGCCAGCCCGCGCCGGCCGCTACCGCCCCCCAGGTCGGCGCACCTGCGCCGGTCCAGCCGGCTGCGCAGGCGACGGCCCCGGTGCGCAGCACCCCGGCGCCCGCGCGCGCGCCGGCTCCCGCCGCAACCGCACCGGCACCGGTCCAGCCTGCCGCGCAGACGGTGCGCGCCGGCGACACCGCTGGCCGGATTGCGCAGGCCCAGCGTCCGTCCGGCGTGTCGCTGGACCAGATGCTGGTCGCCATGCTGCGCGCCAATCCCCATGCGTTCATCAGCGGCAACGTGAACCGGATGCGTGCCGGCGCTGTGCTGGAAATGCCCGACCGCGCCGCCGCCCAGGCCATCTCCATTCCCGAAGCCCGGCAGATCGTCGCCGCGCAAAGCCAGGATTTCAACCGCTACCGGCGCCAGCTTGCGGCAGCCGCGCCCCAGGCGGCCGTGGCCGGTGCCCAGCGCAGCGCGAGCGGCAATGTCGAGGCCCAGGTCGAGGACCGCAAGCCGACCACGGCCGCACCCGACAAGCTCACGCTGTCCAAGGGGGCGATGGCGGCCGATGACCGCCTGGCACGCGAAAAGCAGGCGCAGAGCCAGTCCGAGCGCCTGGCCGAGCTTTCGCGCAACCTCAATGAACTGCAGAACGTCGCCGGGACCACGGCGACTGCAGGCACTGCGGCAACCGCATCCGCACCCGCAGCAGGCATACCCGTTCCCGCGGTGACGGCGCCCGGCGCGACGGCGCCCGGCGTGACGACGCCCGGCGTGACGACGCCCGGCGCGGCGGCGCCCGCTACCCCGTCCACCGAAGCCCCGGCGGCGGCGCCGACTGCGGCCGAAACCCCGGCGCCTGCCGGCGATGGCACGCCGGCTCCGGCGCCCGAGACCGCGCCGGCTCCTCCCGCCGCAACCCCGGCGCCGACCACGCCGCCGGCGCCGGCTGCAGCCCCTGCGCCGGCCGAAGCACCGGCCGCCCCGGGCTTGCTCGACACCCTGGGCGAAGACCCGGTATTGCCGATCGCTGGAGCAGGCCTGCTGGCGCTGCTGCTGGGCCTGCTCGGCTACCGTCGGCTGCAGCGCCGCCGCGCGCGCAATGCCGCGCCCGACAGCCTGCTGCAAAACGATTCCTTCTTTGCCGCGGGCCAGGGCCAGCAGGTCGATACCGCGCAGACCCAGTTCGGCAGCTCGGCCGCCTATTCGCACAGCCAGCTCGATACCGGGGGCGAAGTCGACCCGGTGGCAGAAGCCGATGTCTACCTGGCCTATGGCCGCGACCTGCAGGCCGAGGAAATCCTCAAGGAAGCACTGCGCACCCAGCCCGAGCGCCTGGCGCTGCACCTGAAGCTGGCCGACATCTACGCCAAGCGCCAGGACCGCAAGGCGTTCGAGGCCTTGGCACAGACCGTCTTTGCATTGACCCAGGGCAAGGGCGCCGAATGGCAGCAGCTGGCCGAACAGGGCCGCGCACTCGATCCAGCCAATGCGCTGTACCAATCCGACGGCGATGCACTGCCGGGCAGCACGGCCGACCGCGCCGCGCCGCCCGTCGACGCAGGCGCGCTGGCAAAGGCCTCGCTGGCAGGTGCGCTGGGCGGACTGGCCGCGGCTTCGGCGGCCGAAACCGAACGCGATGCCGAACCCGATTTCGATGCCAACAGCGACCCCGTGCCCACCCCGGCCGCGGATCCGGATTTCGACCTGGAGCTCGACTCCATTCTTGACGAGCCACCCGCGCCCGCCACGGACGCAGTGCCTGCCGAGCCGCGCCTGCAGCCGCCCGGAAGCATCGACTTCGAGCCGATAGAGCCGATCTGGAAACAGCCTGCCACAGCGCCCTCGGCCGCAGACAATACCGACGATCCGCTTGCCGATCTGCCAACGGTGCCGACCGATGCCGCACCGGCCGTCGAGGCCGCCGCCAGCGATGCGCTGCCCGACCTGGAGTTCACGCTGGACAGCGAGGCCGATGCGCGAGAAGCCGAGGCGCCGGAGCCGGCCTTCGAGGACGATGCGCCGCGCTTCGAGATTGCGCCGCTGGCACCGCCAGAGGGCGAAGGGTCCGAGGCCGAACTGCCGGCGATCGCCGCGCCGCAAGAAGCCGCGCCGGCTGCTGAACCCGAGCTTGATCCAGAACCTGAAACCGAGCCTGCGCCGGCCGCGCAGACCCCGCCTGCGCCCGCTGCTGTGCCTGCCGCTGCGCCCGCTGCTGCGCCTGCCGCTGCGCCCGTGTTCGACTTCCTCGAGTTCGACCTGGGCAATCTGTCGCTGGACCTGGGCAGCAACGCTCCGGCCGAGGCGCTGTCGCAAAGCAGCCAGGCGGCCGCCGAAGACCCGCTGGCCACCAAGCTCGCGCTGGCCCAGGAATTTGCGGCCATCGGCGACAGCGAAGGCGCGCGCACGCTGATCGAAGAGGTCATCGACGAAGCCGAGGGTGAACTCAAGGAGCGCGCAAGGCGCCTGCTTTCCGAAATCGATTGA
- the trpA gene encoding tryptophan synthase subunit alpha yields MSRIAATFEKLRSEGRTALIPYVTAGFPFAAITPALMHGMVEAGSDVIELGIPFSDPMADGPTIQKAGDKALALGVGLVQVLAYVREFRQKNDTTPVVLMGYANPVERYDQIHGEGAFVNDAANAGVDGMLIVDYPPEECEAFAAALRARGMDLIFLLAPTSTDERIAQVARVASGYVYYVSLKGVTGSSALDPAAVEAMLPRIRKHVQIPVGVGFGIRDAQTAQAIGEFSDAVVIGSRIIEMLNDQPHEKVVPLTIDFLRGVRKALDA; encoded by the coding sequence ATGAGCCGCATTGCCGCCACATTTGAAAAACTCCGATCCGAAGGCCGCACGGCCCTGATTCCCTATGTCACGGCCGGATTCCCGTTTGCCGCGATCACGCCGGCGCTGATGCACGGCATGGTCGAGGCCGGCTCCGACGTGATCGAGCTGGGCATTCCGTTTTCCGATCCCATGGCCGACGGCCCGACCATCCAGAAGGCCGGCGACAAGGCGCTGGCGCTGGGCGTGGGCCTGGTGCAGGTGCTGGCCTATGTGCGCGAGTTCCGCCAGAAGAACGACACCACGCCGGTGGTGCTGATGGGCTACGCGAACCCGGTCGAACGCTACGACCAGATCCATGGCGAAGGCGCGTTCGTCAACGATGCCGCCAATGCCGGCGTCGACGGCATGCTGATCGTCGACTACCCGCCCGAGGAATGCGAGGCATTTGCCGCCGCGCTGCGCGCGCGCGGCATGGACCTGATCTTCCTGCTCGCGCCGACCAGCACCGACGAGCGCATTGCCCAGGTGGCGCGCGTGGCCAGCGGCTATGTCTACTATGTCTCGCTCAAGGGCGTGACCGGTTCTTCCGCGCTGGACCCGGCGGCCGTCGAGGCCATGCTGCCGCGCATCCGCAAGCATGTGCAGATTCCCGTGGGCGTGGGTTTTGGCATCCGCGATGCCCAGACCGCCCAGGCCATCGGCGAATTTTCCGATGCCGTCGTGATCGGCAGCCGCATCATCGAGATGCTCAACGACCAGCCGCACGAGAAAGTCGTACCGCTGACCATTGACTTCCTGCGCGGCGTGCGCAAGGCACTCGACGCATAA
- a CDS encoding phosphoribosylanthranilate isomerase, producing MNQNLAPLRTRIKICGLTREEDVDVAVAAGADAVGFVLYAPSPRAVSIARAAQLARRLPPFVTPVLLFVNETPERVQQALLEIPGACLQFHGDESPEQCLAASGGLRPFLRAARIPLGEAAAGFDLVEYAQRYSLAQAILLDAHVDGYGGGGKAFNWSLLPPSVDCHLVLSGGLTPANVTDGIRLVRPRCKTLAVDISSGVEATGPDGQALKGVKDADKIHRFVAAVRAADANPRQNS from the coding sequence ATGAACCAAAACCTCGCCCCCCTGCGCACGCGCATCAAGATCTGCGGCCTGACGCGCGAAGAAGATGTTGACGTGGCCGTTGCCGCGGGCGCCGACGCGGTCGGCTTCGTGCTCTACGCGCCCAGCCCGCGCGCGGTCAGCATCGCGCGCGCGGCGCAGCTCGCGCGCCGGCTGCCGCCCTTCGTCACGCCGGTGCTGCTGTTCGTCAACGAAACGCCGGAGCGCGTGCAGCAGGCGCTGCTGGAGATTCCCGGCGCCTGCCTGCAGTTCCACGGCGACGAGTCGCCCGAGCAGTGCCTGGCGGCCAGCGGCGGCCTGCGGCCGTTCCTGCGCGCGGCGCGGATTCCCCTAGGAGAAGCTGCCGCGGGCTTCGACCTCGTAGAATATGCGCAGCGTTACTCTCTCGCCCAAGCCATCCTGCTCGACGCCCATGTCGACGGCTATGGCGGCGGCGGCAAGGCATTCAATTGGTCACTCCTTCCTCCAAGCGTCGACTGTCACCTCGTTTTGTCTGGTGGACTCACGCCTGCAAACGTGACCGATGGCATTCGGCTGGTGCGGCCGCGCTGCAAGACGCTGGCCGTTGACATCAGCTCCGGCGTCGAGGCCACCGGCCCCGACGGCCAGGCCCTCAAGGGCGTCAAGGACGCCGACAAGATCCACCGCTTCGTTGCCGCCGTGCGTGCGGCCGATGCCAACCCCAGGCAGAATTCGTAA
- the asd gene encoding aspartate-semialdehyde dehydrogenase yields MSKLVGLVGWRGMVGSVLMDRMQAEGDFDLIEPIFFSTSNAGGKAPAQARTHTTLQDANDISALARCDIIITAQGGDYTKAVYGPLRASGWQGHWIDAASSLRMEDDAVIVLDPVNDDLIQAKLAAGGKNWIGGNCTNSILLMGLSGLFKAGLVEWVSSMTYQAASGGGANHMRELLKGMGVVHAAVSDALATPASAILDIDRQVAQTIRNDVPTEYFGAPLAGGLIPWIDVQLPNGQSKEEWKGQAEVNKILGTSATIPVDGLCVRIGAMRCHSLALTLKLKHDLPLAEIETLIQSGNPWVKFVANDRALTVKELTPAAVTGGLEVAVGRVRKLNMGPEYLSAFVIGDQLLWGAAEPLRRMLRILLTTP; encoded by the coding sequence ATGAGCAAGTTGGTAGGTTTGGTGGGCTGGCGCGGCATGGTCGGCTCGGTGTTGATGGACCGCATGCAGGCCGAAGGCGACTTCGATCTGATCGAGCCGATTTTCTTCTCCACCTCGAACGCCGGCGGCAAGGCGCCCGCGCAGGCGCGCACCCACACCACGCTGCAGGATGCCAACGACATCTCCGCACTGGCGCGCTGCGACATCATCATCACCGCCCAGGGCGGCGACTACACCAAGGCCGTCTACGGTCCGCTGCGCGCTTCGGGCTGGCAGGGCCACTGGATCGACGCGGCCTCGTCGCTGCGCATGGAAGACGATGCCGTCATCGTGCTCGACCCGGTCAATGACGACCTGATCCAGGCCAAGCTGGCGGCGGGCGGCAAGAACTGGATTGGCGGCAACTGCACCAACTCCATCCTGCTGATGGGCCTGTCCGGACTGTTCAAGGCCGGCCTCGTGGAATGGGTCAGCTCGATGACCTACCAGGCGGCCTCGGGCGGCGGCGCCAACCATATGCGCGAACTGCTCAAGGGCATGGGCGTGGTGCATGCCGCAGTGTCCGACGCGCTGGCCACGCCGGCTTCGGCGATTCTCGACATCGATCGGCAGGTGGCACAGACCATCCGCAACGACGTGCCCACCGAGTACTTCGGCGCACCGCTGGCCGGCGGCCTGATCCCCTGGATCGACGTGCAACTGCCCAATGGCCAGTCCAAGGAAGAATGGAAGGGCCAGGCAGAGGTCAACAAGATCCTCGGCACCAGCGCCACCATCCCTGTCGACGGCCTGTGCGTGCGCATCGGCGCGATGCGCTGCCACTCGCTGGCCCTGACGCTTAAGCTCAAGCATGACCTGCCGCTGGCCGAGATCGAGACCTTGATCCAGTCGGGCAACCCCTGGGTCAAGTTCGTCGCCAACGACCGTGCGCTCACCGTGAAGGAACTGACGCCCGCAGCCGTCACCGGCGGCCTCGAAGTGGCCGTGGGCCGCGTGCGCAAGCTCAACATGGGTCCTGAATACCTGTCGGCCTTCGTGATCGGCGACCAGCTGCTGTGGGGCGCGGCCGAACCGCTGCGCCGCATGCTGCGGATATTGTTGACCACCCCCTGA
- the trpB gene encoding tryptophan synthase subunit beta, translated as MFDYQHPDASGHFGRYGGSFASETLTHALTELRDAYARYQHDPEFIAEFESELNHYVGRPSPVYHADRMSREMGGAQIYLKREDLNHTGAHKINNVIGQAMLAKRMGKKRIIAETGAGQHGVATATICARYGLECIIYMGAEDIRRQSPNVYRMKLLGATVVPVESGSKTLKDALNEAMRDWVANVDSTFYIIGTAAGPHPYPMMVRDFQSVIGTECLTQMPEFLNGGQPDAVVACVGGGSNAIGIFHPYIPYEKTRLIGVEAAGQGLDSGKHSASLQRGSAGVLHGNRTFILQDEDGQIIETHSISAGLDYPGVGPEHAWLQEIKRAEYVGITDTEALEAFHYLCRAEGIIPALESSHAVAYAMKLAKQMRPDQSILVNLSGRGDKDIGTVADLSGADFYDRPSMRGLTVKGGPAA; from the coding sequence ATGTTTGACTATCAGCACCCCGATGCATCCGGGCATTTCGGCCGCTATGGCGGCAGCTTCGCCAGTGAAACCCTGACCCACGCGCTGACCGAACTGCGCGACGCCTATGCGCGTTACCAGCACGACCCCGAATTCATCGCCGAATTCGAGTCGGAGCTCAACCACTACGTGGGCCGTCCCTCGCCGGTCTACCACGCCGACCGCATGAGTCGCGAGATGGGCGGCGCGCAGATCTATCTGAAGCGCGAAGACCTGAACCATACCGGCGCGCACAAGATCAACAACGTGATCGGCCAGGCGATGCTGGCCAAGCGCATGGGCAAGAAGCGCATCATTGCCGAGACCGGCGCCGGCCAGCATGGCGTGGCCACGGCCACCATCTGCGCGCGCTACGGCCTCGAGTGCATCATCTACATGGGCGCCGAGGACATCCGCCGCCAGAGCCCCAACGTCTACCGCATGAAGCTGCTGGGCGCGACCGTCGTGCCCGTGGAATCGGGCAGCAAGACGCTCAAGGACGCGCTCAACGAAGCCATGCGCGACTGGGTCGCCAACGTCGACAGCACCTTCTACATCATCGGCACGGCCGCGGGCCCGCACCCCTATCCGATGATGGTGCGCGACTTCCAGAGCGTGATCGGCACCGAATGCCTGACGCAGATGCCCGAATTCCTGAACGGCGGCCAGCCCGATGCGGTCGTCGCCTGCGTGGGCGGCGGCAGCAATGCCATCGGCATCTTCCACCCCTATATCCCGTACGAGAAAACGCGCCTGATCGGCGTCGAGGCCGCGGGCCAGGGCCTGGACTCGGGCAAGCATTCGGCCTCGCTGCAGCGCGGCAGCGCCGGCGTGCTGCATGGCAACCGCACCTTCATCCTGCAGGACGAAGACGGCCAGATCATCGAGACGCACAGCATCAGCGCCGGGCTCGACTACCCCGGCGTGGGCCCCGAGCATGCCTGGCTGCAGGAGATCAAGCGCGCCGAGTATGTCGGCATCACCGACACCGAAGCGCTCGAGGCGTTCCATTACCTGTGCCGCGCCGAAGGCATCATTCCGGCGCTCGAGTCGAGCCACGCCGTGGCCTACGCCATGAAGCTGGCCAAGCAGATGCGCCCCGACCAGTCGATCCTGGTGAATCTTTCGGGCCGCGGCGACAAGGACATCGGCACGGTGGCCGACCTGTCGGGCGCAGATTTCTATGACCGCCCCTCGATGCGCGGTCTGACTGTCAAGGGAGGGCCTGCCGCATGA
- the truA gene encoding tRNA pseudouridine(38-40) synthase TruA, with product MRIALGVGYNGQRYNGWQSQPSGNTVQDRLEAALAQFATLPVPTICAGRTDAGVHGIMQVAHFDTELTRTPYSWVRGTNTFLPADIAVQWVSPVPDDFHARFSATARRYAYVLLQSPVRPSVEAGRVGWVFHELDGQAMQAAAAQLLGEHDFSSFRASTCQAKSPVKTLSRLAISRRAAPPGDALSRLHGLGRPGEPPMQTCYWHFEFEGNAFLHHMVRNIMGCLIAIGQGKQPVDWMQAVLAARSRDAAAPTFSPDGLYFLGPVYDPAWGLPTRAAAFDWLP from the coding sequence ATGCGCATAGCCCTGGGAGTGGGTTACAACGGCCAACGCTACAACGGCTGGCAGAGCCAGCCCTCGGGTAACACGGTGCAGGACCGGCTCGAAGCGGCGCTGGCGCAATTCGCCACGCTGCCCGTGCCCACCATCTGCGCGGGCCGCACCGACGCCGGCGTGCACGGCATCATGCAGGTCGCGCATTTCGATACCGAACTCACGCGCACGCCCTATTCCTGGGTGCGCGGCACCAACACCTTCCTGCCCGCGGACATCGCGGTGCAATGGGTGTCGCCCGTGCCCGATGATTTCCACGCGCGCTTCAGCGCCACCGCGCGCCGCTATGCCTACGTGCTGCTGCAGTCGCCGGTGCGCCCCAGCGTCGAGGCCGGCCGCGTCGGCTGGGTGTTCCATGAACTCGACGGCCAGGCCATGCAGGCCGCGGCCGCGCAGCTGCTGGGCGAGCACGACTTCTCCTCGTTCCGCGCCTCGACCTGCCAGGCCAAGAGCCCCGTCAAGACCCTGAGCCGCCTCGCGATCTCGCGCCGCGCGGCGCCGCCGGGCGATGCACTGAGCCGGCTGCACGGCCTGGGCCGGCCCGGCGAGCCGCCGATGCAGACCTGCTACTGGCATTTCGAGTTCGAAGGCAATGCCTTCCTGCACCATATGGTGCGCAACATCATGGGCTGCCTGATTGCCATCGGCCAGGGCAAGCAGCCCGTGGACTGGATGCAGGCGGTGCTCGCGGCACGCTCGCGCGATGCCGCCGCTCCCACCTTCTCGCCCGACGGGCTGTACTTCCTCGGTCCGGTCTACGACCCGGCCTGGGGCCTGCCGACGCGCGCCGCGGCATTCGATTGGCTGCCATGA